Proteins from one candidate division KSB1 bacterium genomic window:
- a CDS encoding MurR/RpiR family transcriptional regulator, whose product MMATTRNKNVAGVRLQEALKQRILSLYQRLPANQKKVANYFLQHPNEVAFHTTDSMAAALAVSKATIVRFAQSLGYDGFTALHDEVVDVLQSHLEPVNRFMVEWGKHSPDEALTLVAENEVQNINQTIHELDRQTLAEVVSMILRARRVYTMGIGISSLLAQVLAYELLNVAIEAQALSSDTMRFAGHLVLAQKKDLVIGFSFPPYSRETVAAAAYAKRRGITVVAITDKLTAPITFHAAKVLVVRTKNMLYTNSISAISVVINALATEIALKNKNAVKKVFKETSRVLHQTDEYVREAALG is encoded by the coding sequence ATGATGGCAACGACGCGAAACAAAAACGTCGCGGGCGTACGTTTGCAGGAGGCGCTGAAACAAAGAATCCTGTCGCTTTATCAGCGCCTCCCGGCCAACCAAAAAAAGGTGGCGAATTATTTTCTGCAACACCCGAACGAGGTGGCTTTTCACACCACCGATTCCATGGCTGCAGCGCTCGCGGTGAGTAAAGCCACCATCGTGCGCTTTGCGCAAAGTCTGGGTTATGACGGCTTCACCGCGTTGCATGACGAAGTGGTGGATGTCTTACAATCACATCTGGAGCCGGTCAATCGGTTCATGGTCGAGTGGGGAAAACATTCCCCCGACGAGGCGTTGACGCTGGTGGCCGAAAACGAAGTGCAGAACATCAATCAAACCATCCATGAGCTCGACCGGCAAACGCTGGCGGAAGTGGTCTCCATGATCCTGCGGGCGCGGCGGGTGTACACCATGGGCATCGGCATCTCCTCGCTTTTGGCGCAGGTTTTGGCTTATGAGCTGCTCAATGTGGCGATCGAGGCGCAGGCGTTGTCGAGCGACACGATGCGATTTGCCGGCCATCTCGTGCTCGCCCAAAAAAAAGACCTCGTCATCGGTTTTTCGTTTCCACCCTATTCCCGGGAAACCGTCGCCGCGGCGGCGTATGCGAAGCGTCGTGGGATAACCGTGGTGGCGATCACCGACAAGCTCACCGCGCCGATCACCTTCCATGCCGCCAAGGTTCTGGTGGTGCGCACCAAAAACATGTTGTACACCAACTCGATTTCGGCGATCTCGGTGGTGATCAATGCGCTGGCGACCGAAATTGCCTTGAAAAACAAAAACGCGGTGAAAAAAGTGTTCAAGGAAACCTCGCGCGTGTTGCATCAAACCGATGAGTATGTGCGCGAAGCGGCTTTGGGGTGA
- a CDS encoding TIGR00366 family protein: MKLIKEITLPHTLALIFAIIVVMGALTWIVPAGQFDRAEKSGRTVVVPNTYQRVEAQPQGIGAILSAPLRGFVEAANIIAFIFLIGGAFGVVISTGAVDAAIKAFTRFVERTPLLRAATIPLLTTLFSLAGATFGMSEEVLAFILIFIPLARSMGYDSIVGVAIPFVGAGAGFAAAFTNPFTVGIAQGIAELPLFSGLEYRVVVWAIVTMIAVVFIVRYAERVKHRPQLSPVYDLDRERQSEVMGAANPAPVETFSRPQKLVMLIFLLAFTGLVIGALKFDWYITEIAALFLGMGILAGMVARRRINQIAEAFVAGAKDMLMAALVVAFSRGILVMATEGKIIDTILAALSGLTQQAHPLVSAYLMLFVQACINFFMPSGSGQAALTMPIMAPLSDLLGITRQTAVLIFQFGDGFNNMIIPTSGVTMGVLGIAKIPFEKWLRWALPLALLFYAAGLILIAIPVLFGWGPH; encoded by the coding sequence ATGAAGCTGATCAAGGAAATCACACTTCCGCACACGTTGGCACTGATTTTTGCGATCATCGTGGTGATGGGGGCGTTGACGTGGATCGTTCCGGCCGGCCAGTTTGATCGTGCCGAGAAAAGCGGCAGAACGGTGGTGGTGCCGAACACTTACCAGCGGGTGGAGGCACAACCGCAAGGCATTGGCGCCATCCTTAGCGCGCCACTGCGCGGCTTTGTCGAAGCGGCGAATATCATTGCGTTCATCTTCCTCATTGGCGGCGCCTTCGGCGTGGTGATTTCCACCGGTGCGGTCGATGCCGCCATCAAAGCCTTCACGCGATTCGTGGAACGCACGCCACTCCTGCGCGCCGCCACCATCCCGCTGCTCACGACGCTGTTCTCGCTCGCCGGCGCGACCTTCGGCATGAGCGAGGAAGTGCTGGCGTTCATTTTGATTTTTATTCCTTTGGCGCGCTCGATGGGCTATGATTCCATCGTAGGGGTGGCGATTCCTTTCGTTGGCGCGGGCGCCGGTTTTGCAGCGGCCTTCACCAATCCTTTTACCGTCGGCATCGCGCAAGGCATTGCCGAGCTGCCGCTGTTTTCAGGATTGGAATATCGTGTGGTGGTCTGGGCCATCGTGACCATGATTGCGGTCGTCTTCATCGTGCGCTATGCCGAAAGAGTCAAACACCGGCCACAGTTGAGCCCGGTTTACGATCTCGACCGTGAACGGCAAAGCGAGGTGATGGGCGCGGCGAACCCCGCACCAGTTGAAACGTTCTCACGGCCACAAAAGCTGGTGATGCTCATTTTTTTGCTCGCTTTCACGGGCTTGGTGATTGGCGCGCTGAAATTCGATTGGTACATCACTGAAATCGCGGCGCTGTTTTTGGGCATGGGCATTCTCGCCGGCATGGTGGCGCGGCGGCGGATCAATCAAATCGCCGAGGCGTTTGTGGCCGGGGCCAAGGACATGCTGATGGCGGCACTGGTGGTGGCGTTTTCGCGCGGTATTTTGGTGATGGCAACGGAGGGAAAAATTATCGACACGATTTTGGCGGCGCTGTCCGGACTCACGCAGCAAGCGCATCCCCTCGTCTCGGCGTATCTGATGCTGTTCGTGCAGGCGTGCATCAATTTCTTTATGCCCTCCGGCAGTGGTCAGGCGGCGCTGACGATGCCGATCATGGCGCCGCTGAGCGATTTGCTCGGCATCACGCGCCAGACCGCGGTGTTGATTTTCCAATTCGGCGACGGCTTCAACAACATGATCATTCCAACTTCCGGCGTGACCATGGGCGTGCTCGGCATTGCGAAAATCCCTTTTGAGAAATGGCTACGCTGGGCGCTGCCGCTGGCGCTGCTTTTTTATGCCGCCGGCTTGATCTTGATTGCGATCCCTGTGCTGTTTGGATGGGGGCCGCACTAG
- a CDS encoding tetratricopeptide repeat protein produces the protein MPLATCRVLVCVLAVQLLPLAALRAQTPDFPLKANKEESEPSAKTQAAFNPDQIIPYEDRLRFYLDLKTKDFLVEMADKEMILLQTIENVTAEVKQRGLDGIVNDDAGFNVVYQKTQTLTDSYTAELEAILAMIDEISALSGTLEKERQYGLLEKFQDLKARLVAALEDRKLYKKAPATPSHVAGLIKEYGGEVDSLLRIYHRLEKFRRLAEAKGDTAVLPLVERQKASLLRMVADLKSDTTRTPDLAEAFLKETEQVAALLLELDKLEKTATTSLETTIEVEAVRRNLVAKIDTRLLQLFGFYQYANTRKPSLDEVFHAWRGERLADYQARSAEYEVMKKRLLTTGGAKERRRMLERDLTNALLNYAAERYRVAELQFDAIIRDYDRYFSNWDAIKFYRAESFYARQLYPSAFESYEELLRSHPDSKFLGLTLLRLMTIAHTLKWEQPFFAYYHRLDSLAQAGGPNAVPSRVVERGRYLAGYYNLNLEKYSEAEAALSQIPPPSRYHFAAQYLRGIAQTHLGNLSAAFLHFQYVAETTSGFKEPITGLALANPTNTLIQNNAMMRLGFIYYQRGEFANAIRYFEKVSRGAENYDQALIGLSWAYLKQGDLQRTMAAAGSVLSNYLSSNYQYEAMVLSAHCQRLLNQPESALEEFRYVANAHGVLDLAKGYQDERAQILAQLGEVDRLEKTALEHQDRQLYAIIAEVRQTLFGMMNGFGFRSNTGARLIDNFSEERQSVYRQIQQLDRLVAEANAMGLIDVARDAIERRNRLVRVLETYQADRSIENVNYFIDYPLATKESSAAYRRQIVLNLFKEMEAEQNRLKENLAAANRLVSSPTAGRDLSVAIDLKAVQDDFKALKYRMDRFQTWLSTYKVDEVATQADLWADVSGFGMSDIAFRQLNQREQQINLYSQNLTSIDNILRDRKSTLEEMLKVFDKEMRKIEEDLLNEQVRLDKLEHETYFKKSYFDLSTSEIGVGTAPKSPTVEDILKDQIP, from the coding sequence TTGCCACTTGCCACTTGCCGCGTGCTTGTGTGTGTCCTCGCCGTTCAGCTTTTGCCGCTCGCCGCTCTTCGCGCGCAAACCCCGGATTTTCCTTTAAAAGCTAATAAGGAAGAGTCGGAGCCGTCCGCCAAAACACAGGCCGCTTTCAACCCCGACCAAATCATCCCCTACGAAGATCGCCTGCGTTTTTATCTCGATCTCAAAACCAAGGATTTTCTGGTCGAGATGGCCGATAAAGAAATGATTTTGCTGCAAACCATCGAGAACGTCACGGCGGAAGTCAAGCAGCGCGGCCTCGACGGCATCGTGAACGACGATGCCGGGTTCAACGTCGTTTACCAAAAAACGCAGACGCTGACCGACAGCTACACCGCCGAGCTGGAAGCGATTCTGGCGATGATCGATGAAATTTCCGCGCTGTCCGGAACCCTGGAGAAAGAGCGGCAGTACGGGCTTCTGGAAAAATTTCAGGATTTGAAAGCGCGCCTGGTCGCCGCGCTGGAAGACCGCAAATTATACAAAAAAGCGCCGGCCACGCCGAGCCACGTCGCCGGCTTGATCAAAGAATACGGCGGCGAAGTCGACTCGCTGTTGCGGATTTATCATCGCCTGGAAAAATTCCGGCGGCTGGCGGAGGCAAAAGGCGACACGGCGGTGTTGCCGCTGGTGGAGAGGCAGAAGGCGAGTCTCTTGCGGATGGTGGCCGATCTCAAAAGCGACACCACGCGTACGCCGGATTTGGCCGAGGCCTTTCTCAAAGAAACCGAACAGGTCGCGGCGCTGTTGCTGGAGCTGGATAAACTCGAAAAAACCGCCACCACTTCGTTGGAGACGACGATTGAGGTCGAGGCCGTGCGCCGGAATCTGGTGGCAAAGATCGACACCCGGCTGTTGCAGCTTTTCGGATTTTATCAGTACGCCAACACCCGCAAGCCCAGCCTCGACGAGGTTTTTCACGCCTGGCGCGGCGAACGTTTGGCGGATTATCAAGCGCGGTCCGCTGAATATGAGGTGATGAAGAAACGCCTGCTCACCACCGGTGGCGCCAAAGAGCGCCGCCGCATGCTGGAGCGGGATTTGACCAATGCGCTGCTGAATTATGCGGCGGAGCGTTATCGCGTTGCCGAGCTGCAATTCGATGCAATTATTCGGGATTACGACCGCTATTTTTCGAATTGGGACGCGATTAAATTTTATCGCGCCGAATCATTTTACGCCCGCCAGCTTTATCCCTCGGCTTTTGAAAGTTATGAAGAATTGCTGCGGAGCCATCCTGACTCCAAATTTCTCGGCTTGACGCTGCTGCGCCTGATGACGATTGCGCACACGCTGAAATGGGAACAGCCTTTTTTTGCATACTATCATCGCCTTGACAGCCTGGCTCAGGCGGGCGGCCCGAACGCCGTGCCTTCCCGCGTGGTCGAGCGCGGCCGTTATTTGGCGGGATACTATAATTTGAATTTGGAAAAATATTCGGAGGCCGAAGCAGCGCTCAGCCAGATTCCGCCGCCGTCGCGTTATCATTTTGCGGCGCAATATCTGCGCGGCATTGCGCAAACGCATCTCGGCAATCTTTCCGCGGCTTTTTTGCATTTTCAATACGTCGCCGAAACCACCAGCGGTTTTAAAGAGCCGATCACCGGTTTGGCGTTGGCCAATCCGACCAACACGTTGATTCAAAACAACGCGATGATGCGGCTCGGCTTCATTTATTATCAACGCGGCGAGTTCGCCAATGCGATTCGTTATTTTGAAAAAGTCTCGCGCGGCGCGGAGAATTATGATCAGGCGCTCATCGGCTTGTCGTGGGCCTATTTGAAGCAGGGCGACTTGCAGCGCACGATGGCCGCCGCCGGCTCGGTGCTGAGTAATTATTTGTCGTCGAATTATCAGTATGAGGCCATGGTGCTTTCGGCGCATTGCCAGCGGCTGCTCAATCAACCGGAAAGCGCGCTGGAGGAATTTCGCTATGTGGCCAATGCCCACGGCGTGCTCGATTTGGCAAAGGGGTATCAAGATGAACGCGCCCAAATTCTCGCGCAGCTCGGCGAAGTCGACCGCCTGGAAAAAACGGCGCTGGAACATCAGGATCGCCAGCTGTACGCCATCATCGCTGAAGTCCGCCAGACTTTGTTCGGCATGATGAACGGTTTCGGTTTTCGCAGCAACACCGGCGCGAGGTTGATCGACAATTTTTCCGAAGAGCGGCAAAGTGTTTATCGACAGATTCAGCAATTGGATCGCCTGGTTGCGGAAGCTAATGCAATGGGGTTGATTGACGTGGCGCGCGATGCCATCGAGCGGCGCAACCGCCTGGTGCGTGTCTTGGAGACGTATCAGGCCGACCGTTCGATTGAGAATGTGAATTATTTCATCGACTATCCGCTGGCAACCAAGGAGAGCAGCGCCGCCTACCGCCGGCAGATCGTGCTGAATTTGTTTAAAGAAATGGAAGCGGAGCAGAACCGTCTGAAGGAGAATCTCGCGGCTGCCAACCGCCTGGTCTCGTCGCCAACTGCCGGACGCGACCTCAGCGTCGCCATCGATTTGAAGGCGGTGCAGGATGATTTCAAAGCGCTCAAATACCGCATGGATCGGTTTCAAACCTGGCTGTCGACTTACAAAGTCGATGAGGTGGCGACGCAGGCGGATTTGTGGGCGGATGTGTCCGGCTTCGGCATGAGCGATATTGCCTTTCGCCAGCTCAACCAGCGCGAGCAGCAGATCAATTTGTATTCACAAAATCTCACTTCGATCGACAACATTCTGCGCGACCGCAAGAGCACGCTGGAAGAGATGCTGAAGGTTTTTGACAAGGAAATGCGCAAAATCGAGGAAGATTTGCTCAATGAGCAGGTTCGCCTCGACAAGCTGGAGCACGAGACCTATTTTAAAAAGTCTTATTTCGACCTGTCCACCTCCGAAATTGGCGTTGGCACGGCGCCCAAATCGCCGACTGTCGAAGATATTTTGAAGGATCAAATTCCATAA
- a CDS encoding cyanophycinase — MTRKIFVTLMAITVVGGGQTAAMPPQGHLLIMGGGEIREATIMQTFTRLAGAERAKVIIFPMASSIANETGANKAKQLRDYGAGETIVLNITKAQANSDSVRQLLKGVTGVFFSGGDQSRLTAALKGTAVEAWLHEFYARGGVIGGTSAGAAVMSAMMITGDQRRPVGDSTFNTIEAENIVTSAGFGFIDHAIIDQHFVRRKRFNRLLSLVLEHPQRVGIGIDENTAIWVKPDQTFEIIGAGPVLVIDATKAQARRDDAGYGLRAQEIRLHVLRNGSVYDLRKRRVTRLNPDQK; from the coding sequence ATGACGCGCAAGATTTTCGTTACACTCATGGCGATCACGGTCGTGGGGGGTGGACAAACGGCAGCCATGCCACCGCAAGGCCATCTTCTCATCATGGGTGGCGGCGAGATTCGTGAGGCTACCATCATGCAGACTTTTACTCGTTTGGCCGGCGCGGAGCGAGCGAAAGTCATCATTTTCCCGATGGCCAGCAGCATCGCCAACGAAACGGGAGCCAACAAGGCAAAGCAATTACGCGACTATGGCGCTGGTGAAACCATAGTGTTGAATATTACTAAAGCGCAGGCCAATTCGGATTCGGTGCGGCAACTGCTGAAAGGGGTCACCGGTGTATTCTTTTCCGGCGGCGATCAATCACGTCTGACCGCGGCCCTCAAAGGCACCGCGGTCGAAGCGTGGTTGCATGAATTCTATGCGCGCGGTGGTGTTATCGGTGGCACCAGCGCCGGCGCGGCCGTCATGAGCGCCATGATGATCACCGGCGATCAGCGCCGGCCGGTAGGTGATTCCACTTTCAACACCATCGAGGCGGAAAATATCGTTACCAGCGCCGGCTTCGGATTTATCGACCACGCCATCATCGACCAGCATTTTGTGCGGCGCAAACGGTTCAACCGTCTGCTCAGTTTGGTGCTGGAACATCCACAACGGGTTGGCATTGGCATCGATGAAAACACGGCGATTTGGGTCAAGCCGGATCAAACCTTCGAGATCATTGGCGCCGGTCCTGTGCTCGTCATCGATGCGACAAAGGCACAAGCCCGGCGCGATGATGCTGGGTATGGCTTGCGGGCGCAAGAGATACGGCTGCATGTATTGAGAAACGGTTCGGTTTACGATTTGCGCAAAAGAAGAGTGACAAGACTGAATCCCGATCAAAAATGA
- a CDS encoding M20/M25/M40 family metallo-hydrolase, whose protein sequence is MTKCVDPEALQQLFLRLLPIEGVALGERRIADEIIGLLRQNDIRVQEDDAGKRLQGNTGNLICLPPDFNPHEPALLLNAHLDTVQSTACLEPVADGDAVRTNGKTILGADNRLGVAVLVHLLLTLARQGRAHKNFMVVFTVAEEIGMLGATQLDLSRLNLKQAFVFDCSRRPGTYIRECVGSTIFQLTFIGKAAHSGVAPEEGINAIALASTALAQIKTGRIDTETTANLGKIHGGTAINIVPDKVVVEGEVRSFSRRRIQEQIASIRDTAARTVNGIGALHFESYDDFEPYGHAPEAPVVRALERALRAVALVPNPIRYMGGSDANIWNAKGLPAINLGIGAQKPHTVEEFVLIEDLIKTAEIAFALVEPD, encoded by the coding sequence ATGACAAAGTGCGTCGACCCGGAGGCTCTCCAGCAGTTGTTTCTGCGCCTGTTGCCGATCGAGGGCGTTGCTCTCGGCGAACGGCGGATTGCCGATGAAATCATCGGGCTCCTGCGCCAAAATGATATCCGGGTGCAGGAGGACGACGCCGGAAAACGTCTTCAGGGCAATACGGGAAATCTAATTTGCCTGCCGCCTGATTTCAACCCGCACGAACCGGCTCTGCTTCTCAATGCACATCTCGACACGGTTCAATCGACCGCCTGCCTCGAGCCGGTGGCGGATGGTGACGCCGTGCGCACCAATGGCAAAACGATTTTAGGCGCGGACAATCGTCTCGGGGTTGCCGTCTTGGTTCATCTCCTGTTGACTTTGGCGCGGCAAGGCCGCGCGCATAAGAATTTCATGGTCGTTTTTACCGTTGCCGAGGAAATCGGCATGCTGGGCGCCACGCAACTGGATTTATCCCGGCTCAACCTCAAACAGGCGTTTGTCTTCGACTGTTCGCGGCGACCGGGCACTTATATTCGCGAATGTGTCGGGTCCACGATTTTTCAACTCACTTTTATCGGCAAGGCTGCACATTCTGGGGTTGCTCCCGAGGAAGGCATCAATGCCATCGCCTTGGCCAGTACGGCTTTGGCACAAATCAAAACCGGTCGCATTGATACGGAGACGACGGCCAATCTCGGAAAAATCCACGGCGGTACCGCCATCAATATTGTTCCGGACAAAGTGGTGGTTGAAGGGGAAGTGCGTTCTTTTTCCCGCCGGCGGATTCAAGAGCAGATCGCTTCGATTCGCGATACGGCGGCACGTACGGTGAACGGCATTGGTGCCCTCCATTTCGAGAGTTACGACGATTTCGAGCCTTATGGGCACGCTCCCGAGGCGCCGGTGGTAAGAGCGCTGGAGCGCGCGTTGCGCGCTGTTGCTCTCGTACCGAATCCGATTCGTTACATGGGAGGAAGCGACGCCAATATCTGGAATGCCAAAGGACTACCGGCGATCAACCTCGGCATTGGCGCCCAGAAGCCCCACACCGTTGAGGAATTCGTCCTGATTGAGGATCTCATTAAAACCGCAGAGATTGCTTTCGCTCTGGTCGAACCGGATTGA
- a CDS encoding T9SS type A sorting domain-containing protein encodes MKNLITVLTMAFLVFGFSAVALPQDLELGTPLANVFVSAGGRLVLSNPSTLRGMNRWAFLNLAVDKSNVYNFDDSIKTIATLPIDSTSAGRKANYVLYKVTSPASGTLGTSPSGSKLHHIMTVYVWKDLKGVIVAYRFKNTGATPVTGKISFELYPRIDQSYSDHNLRWRSQDSIAYFFRGTLAHFLGAKYVSGVPTGVRLSAGTEFYVSGSFAEDQPDSVRFNAASYRSFDLTKDSPAGTRSMIHINNGEVTIGANDSSATYYYAMAYDVTEAGMVQAIKEVETRARTVGLITAVKIRDLQVPSGFALQQNYPNPFNPTTQISFTLEQSSFVSLKVYEASGREVRTLVQGTLPAGSHLVPFEATGLTSGVYFYTLRANGFAATRKMLLIQ; translated from the coding sequence ATGAAGAACTTGATAACGGTTTTGACCATGGCGTTCTTGGTTTTTGGTTTCTCGGCGGTCGCGTTGCCGCAGGATCTTGAATTGGGGACGCCTTTGGCAAATGTCTTTGTTTCCGCGGGCGGAAGATTGGTATTATCCAATCCCAGCACGCTTCGCGGTATGAATCGCTGGGCCTTTCTGAACTTGGCCGTCGACAAGTCCAATGTTTATAATTTCGACGATTCGATAAAGACCATTGCCACGCTCCCCATTGACTCGACTTCGGCTGGACGCAAGGCCAATTACGTGTTGTATAAAGTCACCAGTCCAGCAAGCGGAACGCTGGGGACAAGCCCCTCCGGTTCCAAATTGCATCACATCATGACGGTGTATGTGTGGAAAGACCTCAAGGGTGTCATCGTGGCTTATCGCTTCAAGAACACGGGAGCCACTCCGGTCACAGGAAAGATTTCCTTCGAGCTGTATCCGCGCATTGATCAGAGTTACAGTGATCATAATCTCCGCTGGCGCAGCCAAGACAGTATTGCTTACTTTTTCCGTGGCACGCTGGCGCATTTTTTGGGCGCCAAGTATGTCAGCGGTGTGCCCACCGGGGTGCGCTTGAGCGCGGGCACAGAATTTTATGTCAGTGGCTCTTTTGCAGAAGATCAACCGGATAGCGTGCGTTTCAACGCCGCCAGTTACCGGAGCTTCGATCTCACCAAGGATTCGCCGGCGGGCACACGTTCGATGATTCATATCAATAATGGTGAGGTCACCATCGGCGCCAATGATTCTTCCGCCACTTATTATTATGCCATGGCGTATGATGTCACCGAGGCCGGAATGGTTCAAGCCATCAAGGAGGTTGAGACCAGAGCGCGTACGGTTGGATTGATTACCGCCGTAAAAATACGCGATCTCCAAGTTCCCAGCGGCTTCGCCCTCCAGCAAAACTATCCCAATCCCTTCAACCCCACGACGCAGATCAGCTTTACTCTCGAACAAAGCAGCTTCGTGAGTTTGAAGGTATACGAGGCGAGCGGTCGTGAAGTGAGAACGCTGGTGCAGGGCACGCTGCCGGCCGGCTCGCACCTCGTGCCGTTTGAGGCAACCGGTCTGACCAGCGGCGTTTACTTTTATACGTTGCGTGCCAACGGTTTTGCGGCAACCCGTAAAATGTTACTCATACAATGA